A part of Brachybacterium faecium DSM 4810 genomic DNA contains:
- a CDS encoding predicted oxidoreductase, aryl-alcohol dehydrogenase like protein (PFAM: Aldo/keto reductase family), translated as MSNDAYVPAASRYDRTPYRRVGRSGVLLPPISLGFWQNFGENRDPLTLRTIVRRAFDLGVNHFDLANNYGPPPGSAETHLGRILEQDFRHHRDELVISTKAGYRMWDGPFGDGGSRKYLLGSLDQSLTRLGLDHVDIFYHHREDPHTPLEETMGALAQAVRSGKALYAGISNYSPEQTRQAASLLAELGTPLLIHQPSYSMFNRHIEDGLLEVVDELGVGLAAFSPLQQGLLTNRYLSGVPQSSRAAGSSGSLSQRQVEDPDYQARVRGLSAIAHERGQSLAQLALAWALRHPQVSTALVGASSVHQLEQNVGTLENLELTDEEITRLDEFAIDGTGR; from the coding sequence ATGAGCAACGACGCCTACGTCCCCGCAGCCTCCCGCTACGACCGCACACCGTATCGCCGCGTCGGCCGATCCGGAGTGCTGCTGCCGCCGATCTCGCTGGGCTTCTGGCAGAACTTCGGGGAGAACCGTGACCCGCTGACCCTGCGCACGATCGTCCGCCGCGCCTTCGACCTCGGCGTGAACCACTTCGATCTGGCGAACAACTACGGCCCTCCCCCGGGCAGCGCCGAGACGCATCTGGGCCGCATCCTCGAGCAGGACTTCCGCCACCACCGCGACGAGCTGGTGATCTCCACCAAGGCCGGGTACCGCATGTGGGACGGCCCCTTCGGGGACGGCGGCTCGCGGAAGTACCTGCTGGGCTCGCTCGATCAGTCCCTGACCCGGCTGGGCCTGGACCACGTCGACATCTTCTACCACCATCGCGAGGACCCGCACACCCCGCTCGAGGAGACGATGGGGGCGCTCGCCCAGGCCGTCCGCAGCGGCAAGGCCCTGTACGCGGGCATCTCCAACTACTCCCCCGAGCAGACCCGGCAGGCCGCGAGCCTCCTCGCCGAGCTCGGCACCCCGCTGCTGATCCACCAGCCCTCCTACTCGATGTTCAACCGGCACATCGAGGACGGTCTGCTCGAGGTGGTCGACGAGCTCGGGGTCGGCCTGGCCGCGTTCTCCCCGCTCCAGCAGGGTCTGCTGACCAACCGCTATCTCTCCGGGGTGCCCCAGAGCTCCCGGGCCGCCGGCTCCTCGGGCTCCCTCAGCCAGCGCCAGGTCGAGGATCCGGACTACCAGGCACGGGTGCGCGGCCTGTCCGCGATCGCTCACGAGCGCGGGCAGAGCCTCGCCCAGCTCGCCCTCGCCTGGGCGCTGCGCCACCCGCAGGTGAGCACCGCCCTGGTGGGCGCCTCCTCGGTGCACCAGCTGGAGCAGAACGTGGGGACCCTCGAGAACCTCGAGCTCACCGATGAGGAGATCACCCGCCTCGACGAGTTCGCGATCGACGGCACCGGCCGCTGA
- a CDS encoding acetyltransferase (PFAM: Acetyltransferase (GNAT) family) codes for MTSQHTTAQHAPAQDLSAGLRPAREGDVGALVTLVQRAYRGEGGWTTEAHLVDGHRTDEAEVRQMLADPAVTLLVLEADEALLGCCYTRRDPADADGIHRAELGLFAVDPSAQSRGIGGRLLEAQAELLREAGVDVLVIQVLQSRPELHAWYERHGFTRTGRSVPFAGNVDWLKVSGLGMDIMERPLQPR; via the coding sequence ATGACCTCGCAGCACACCACCGCGCAGCACGCCCCCGCCCAGGATCTCTCCGCCGGGCTGCGCCCCGCCCGCGAGGGCGATGTCGGCGCGCTCGTCACCCTGGTCCAGCGCGCCTACCGCGGCGAGGGCGGATGGACCACCGAGGCGCACCTCGTGGACGGGCACCGCACGGACGAGGCCGAGGTGCGCCAGATGCTCGCCGACCCGGCGGTGACGCTGCTGGTCCTCGAGGCCGACGAGGCGCTGCTGGGCTGCTGCTACACGCGCCGCGACCCCGCCGACGCCGACGGCATCCACCGCGCCGAGCTCGGCCTGTTCGCGGTCGATCCCTCGGCCCAGTCCCGCGGCATCGGCGGCCGGCTGCTGGAGGCGCAGGCGGAGCTGCTGCGCGAGGCGGGTGTGGACGTGCTGGTGATCCAGGTGCTGCAGTCCCGGCCGGAGCTGCACGCCTGGTACGAGCGCCACGGCTTCACCCGCACCGGGCGCTCGGTCCCCTTCGCCGGGAACGTCGACTGGTTGAAGGTCTCCGGGCTCGGGATGGACATCATGGAGCGCCCGCTGCAACCGCGGTGA
- a CDS encoding uncharacterized conserved protein (PFAM: Uncharacterized conserved protein (DUF2183)): protein MGLSSHLPSPRGVMRAVTSRSGTDRPHWAARIEDVKNSVVSGVLRRLRWDLRLQPFHGLGSGGRVHVLAKVLYASPGTPADFHDQPVHDMRTMAVRGWRNFAGQVAPHSTVHVLLGDHEFTVRADRSGIVDAHLEVSLPPGHHQAVLWTVPGNEVTADITVVPPEAEVGLISDIDDTVMVTWLPRPLLAFWNAFVVHQSSRQVVPGMPMLYQRLAREHPAMPVVYLSTGAWNVFPVLKRFLYRNGYPDGPLLLTDWGPTNTGFFRSGPEHKHRALAQLAAEFPTMRWILVGDDGQHDPSIYAEFAERHPELVDSVLIRRLTEPEQLLAHGSRRPRDSSPHYGGTPLTLTAPDGHGLLSALQRTGRIRS from the coding sequence GTGGGGCTCTCCTCCCATCTCCCGTCGCCCCGCGGCGTGATGCGTGCCGTCACGTCACGCTCCGGCACCGACCGCCCCCACTGGGCGGCCCGGATCGAGGACGTCAAGAACAGCGTCGTCAGCGGGGTGCTGCGGCGGCTGCGCTGGGACCTGCGCCTGCAGCCCTTCCACGGGCTCGGCTCGGGCGGCCGCGTGCACGTGCTGGCCAAGGTGCTCTACGCCTCCCCCGGCACCCCCGCGGACTTCCACGACCAGCCGGTCCACGACATGCGCACGATGGCGGTGCGCGGCTGGCGGAACTTCGCCGGTCAGGTCGCGCCGCACAGCACCGTGCATGTCCTCCTCGGCGACCACGAGTTCACCGTGCGCGCCGACCGCTCCGGCATCGTCGACGCGCACCTCGAGGTCTCCCTCCCGCCCGGCCACCACCAGGCGGTGCTGTGGACCGTGCCCGGCAACGAGGTCACCGCGGACATCACCGTGGTCCCGCCCGAGGCCGAGGTGGGGCTGATCAGCGACATCGACGACACCGTGATGGTCACCTGGCTGCCGCGCCCGCTGCTCGCCTTCTGGAACGCCTTCGTGGTCCACCAGTCCTCGCGACAGGTGGTGCCGGGCATGCCGATGCTCTACCAGCGCCTCGCGCGCGAGCATCCCGCGATGCCCGTGGTCTACCTCTCCACCGGGGCCTGGAACGTGTTCCCGGTGCTCAAGCGCTTCCTGTACCGCAACGGCTATCCCGACGGTCCGCTGCTGCTCACCGACTGGGGCCCCACCAACACCGGATTCTTCCGCTCGGGCCCCGAGCACAAGCACCGCGCCCTCGCCCAGCTCGCCGCCGAGTTCCCCACCATGCGCTGGATCCTCGTCGGCGACGACGGCCAGCACGACCCCTCGATCTACGCCGAGTTCGCCGAGCGCCACCCCGAGCTCGTCGACTCGGTGCTCATCCGCCGGCTCACCGAGCCCGAGCAGCTGCTCGCGCACGGCTCCCGGCGCCCCCGCGACTCGTCCCCGCACTACGGCGGGACCCCGCTGACGCTCACGGCGCCCGACGGTCACGGGCTGCTCTCCGCACTTCAGCGCACCGGAAGGATCCGCTCATGA
- a CDS encoding predicted acyltransferase (PFAM: Acetyltransferase (GNAT) family), with protein sequence MAEIIRAHDDDWSLVREIRLRSLSTNPEAFGQSWDRESTYEDKVWKKRVREAAWFLAVEDGQPVAVVAVRHEQDSPANERELQAMWVTPKSRHSGIAGKLAEAVFDWAREDDADTITLYVGPQNTGARSLYESLGFTDTGDRWEVVEDDPDGAWLKMARGL encoded by the coding sequence ATGGCCGAAATCATCCGCGCCCACGACGACGACTGGTCGCTCGTGCGCGAGATCCGTCTCCGGTCCCTCAGCACCAATCCTGAGGCCTTCGGGCAGAGCTGGGACAGGGAATCGACGTACGAGGACAAGGTCTGGAAGAAGCGCGTGCGCGAAGCCGCGTGGTTCCTCGCCGTCGAGGACGGCCAGCCCGTCGCCGTCGTCGCCGTGCGCCACGAACAGGACTCCCCCGCCAACGAGCGCGAGCTCCAGGCCATGTGGGTCACCCCGAAGTCGCGCCACTCGGGCATCGCCGGCAAGCTCGCCGAGGCGGTCTTCGACTGGGCCCGGGAGGACGACGCCGACACGATCACCCTGTACGTCGGCCCGCAGAACACGGGGGCGCGCTCCCTCTACGAGAGCCTCGGCTTCACCGACACCGGCGATCGCTGGGAGGTCGTCGAGGACGATCCCGACGGTGCCTGGCTGAAGATGGCCCGCGGCCTCTGA
- a CDS encoding protein-tyrosine-phosphatase (PFAM: Low molecular weight phosphotyrosine protein phosphatase), whose translation MEPLRLLTVCTGNVCRSPAAAVMLRTAIEKEEGLLGRIEVGSAGTSWEAEGMPMDDRTVLALERAGYVRPFEHTARTIHLTELLAWDLVLPMTADHAQRMHRMVEQAPEGSTPPEIRMWRRFEPGIPAEALPTEIAVDDPWYEGQGAFDRTIRQMQQSVPGILARARELLEGR comes from the coding sequence ATGGAGCCCCTTCGTCTGCTGACCGTCTGCACCGGCAACGTGTGCCGTTCCCCGGCCGCCGCCGTGATGCTGCGCACCGCGATCGAGAAGGAGGAAGGGCTCCTCGGTCGGATCGAGGTGGGATCCGCCGGCACCAGCTGGGAGGCCGAGGGGATGCCGATGGATGACCGCACCGTGCTCGCCCTCGAGCGCGCCGGGTATGTGCGGCCCTTCGAGCACACCGCGCGGACGATCCACCTCACCGAGCTGCTGGCCTGGGACCTCGTGCTGCCGATGACGGCCGATCACGCCCAGCGGATGCACCGGATGGTGGAGCAGGCCCCGGAAGGCTCGACCCCGCCGGAGATCAGGATGTGGCGGCGTTTCGAGCCGGGCATCCCGGCCGAGGCTCTGCCGACGGAGATCGCCGTCGACGATCCCTGGTACGAGGGGCAGGGCGCCTTCGACCGGACGATCCGCCAGATGCAGCAGAGCGTTCCCGGCATCCTCGCGCGAGCGCGGGAGCTTCTCGAGGGCCGCTGA
- a CDS encoding phosphoglucomutase, alpha-D-glucose phosphate-specific (PFAM: Phosphoglucomutase/phosphomannomutase, alpha/beta/alpha domain II; Phosphoglucomutase/phosphomannomutase, C-terminal domain; Phosphoglucomutase/phosphomannomutase, alpha/beta/alpha domain III; Phosphoglucomutase/phosphomannomutase, alpha/beta/alpha domain I~TIGRFAM: phosphoglucomutase, alpha-D-glucose phosphate-specific): MMHPRAGQKALEEDLVDVDALLDAYYDLHPDPADPDQAVSFGTSGHRGSSLDTAFTEDHIAATTQAIVEYRAAQGIRGPLFIGRDTHALSRPAFDTALEVLAGNDVPAQVDALDGYTPTPAVSHAILTHNRGRAANDPGRADGIVVTPSHNPPRDGGFKYNPPHGGPADTDATSWIADRANELLASRLRGVRRHGRQKALQDAERYDYLHTYVQDLSSVVDLEAIRRAGVRIGADPLGGAAVDYWAEIGEMHDLDLTVVNPEVDPRWSFMTLDRDGKIRMDCSSPWAMASLLEKRDEYDIATGNDADADRHGIVTPDGGLMNPNHYLATAIRYLFAHRPDWPATAKVGKTVVSSSLIDRVVASLGRELYEVPVGFKWFVPGLIDSSVGFGGEESAGASFLRRDGSVWTTDKDGIILALLASEILAVTGRSPSTLHAELVEEFGASAYARTDAPANRAQKATLKALSPEQVSATELAGEPIVSAITEAPSGGAIGGLKVSTESAWFAARPSGTEDIYKIYAESFRGEEHLGQVQDAAKALVDEALAD, encoded by the coding sequence ATGATGCACCCCCGTGCAGGCCAGAAGGCACTGGAAGAGGACCTCGTCGACGTCGACGCGCTCCTCGATGCGTACTACGACCTCCATCCGGATCCCGCGGATCCCGACCAGGCGGTCTCCTTCGGCACCTCCGGCCATCGCGGCTCCTCGCTGGACACCGCGTTCACCGAGGACCACATCGCCGCGACCACCCAGGCCATCGTCGAGTACCGCGCCGCCCAGGGGATCCGGGGGCCGCTGTTCATCGGCCGCGACACCCACGCCCTCTCCCGCCCCGCCTTCGACACGGCGCTCGAGGTGCTGGCCGGCAACGACGTCCCCGCGCAGGTGGACGCGCTGGACGGCTACACCCCCACCCCCGCGGTCTCCCACGCGATCCTCACCCACAACCGCGGCCGCGCCGCGAACGACCCCGGGCGGGCCGACGGCATCGTGGTCACCCCGAGCCACAACCCGCCCCGCGACGGCGGCTTCAAGTACAATCCGCCGCATGGCGGGCCCGCGGACACCGACGCCACCTCCTGGATCGCCGACCGGGCCAACGAGCTGCTGGCGAGCAGGCTGCGCGGCGTGCGCCGCCACGGCCGGCAGAAGGCGCTGCAGGACGCGGAGCGCTACGACTACCTCCACACCTATGTGCAGGACCTCTCGAGCGTCGTGGACCTCGAGGCGATCCGTCGCGCCGGGGTGCGGATCGGCGCGGACCCGCTGGGCGGCGCGGCCGTCGACTACTGGGCGGAGATCGGGGAGATGCACGATCTCGACCTCACCGTGGTCAACCCCGAGGTCGATCCCCGCTGGTCGTTCATGACCCTGGACCGGGACGGGAAGATCCGCATGGACTGCTCGAGCCCGTGGGCGATGGCGTCGCTGCTCGAGAAGCGCGACGAGTACGACATCGCCACCGGCAACGACGCCGACGCGGACCGCCACGGCATCGTCACCCCCGACGGCGGGCTGATGAACCCCAACCACTACCTCGCCACCGCGATCCGTTACCTCTTCGCGCACCGCCCGGACTGGCCGGCGACCGCGAAGGTGGGCAAGACGGTCGTCTCCTCGAGCCTGATCGACCGTGTGGTCGCCTCGCTCGGCCGCGAGCTGTACGAGGTCCCGGTGGGCTTCAAGTGGTTCGTACCCGGCCTGATCGACTCCTCCGTGGGCTTCGGCGGCGAGGAGAGCGCGGGCGCCTCGTTCCTGCGCCGCGACGGCTCGGTGTGGACCACCGACAAGGACGGCATCATCCTGGCCCTGCTGGCCTCGGAGATCCTCGCGGTCACCGGCCGCTCCCCCAGCACGCTGCACGCGGAGCTGGTGGAGGAGTTCGGCGCGAGCGCCTACGCACGCACCGACGCCCCCGCGAACCGGGCGCAGAAGGCGACGCTCAAGGCTCTCAGCCCCGAGCAGGTCAGCGCGACGGAGCTGGCCGGGGAGCCGATCGTCTCGGCGATCACCGAAGCTCCGTCCGGCGGCGCGATCGGCGGTCTGAAGGTCTCGACGGAATCGGCGTGGTTCGCCGCCCGTCCCTCGGGCACGGAGGACATCTACAAGATCTATGCGGAGTCGTTCCGGGGCGAGGAGCACCTGGGCCAGGTGCAGGACGCCGCGAAGGCCCTCGTGGACGAGGCACTGGCCGACTGA
- a CDS encoding phosphate/sulfate permease (PFAM: Phosphate transporter family): MTPLLLTLVLVMALVMAYINGLHDASNAVSTTIATRTLRESTALVMAALLNLLGALLGLALITVTAQWAVELLGMAPLTAATAENPDRLGLALLAIMLATIGWDLLTWWLGMPASTWHAFIGATLGVTLVIGAAAAWEQLGILLLVSLVGPVLSAGLAFALMHGLLRAARHERVRRGHLRFAQTLSAGAVATGHGINDSRLPLAVVVVAAAAGSPPGGTLPVMLAVAVAIGAGTLVGGHRIIRTLGRHLTDLTVAQGLAAEVSAAATMSLGLLGMGSPVSTSHALASSVVGAGAAKGLRNVRWRVAGAIVLVWLSTPLATAVLGAALLGVMLEVVAT, from the coding sequence GTGACGCCGCTGCTGCTCACGCTGGTCCTCGTGATGGCGCTGGTGATGGCCTACATCAACGGCCTCCACGATGCCTCCAACGCCGTCTCCACCACGATCGCGACCCGCACCCTGCGCGAATCGACCGCCCTGGTCATGGCCGCGCTGCTGAACCTTCTCGGCGCCCTGCTGGGCCTGGCGCTGATCACCGTGACCGCGCAGTGGGCGGTGGAGCTGCTGGGGATGGCGCCCCTCACCGCGGCGACCGCCGAGAACCCGGACCGGCTGGGCCTCGCCCTGCTGGCGATCATGCTCGCGACGATCGGCTGGGACCTGCTGACCTGGTGGCTCGGGATGCCGGCCTCCACCTGGCACGCCTTCATCGGCGCGACCCTCGGCGTCACGCTCGTGATCGGCGCGGCCGCGGCCTGGGAGCAGCTGGGCATCCTCCTGCTGGTCTCCCTCGTCGGCCCGGTGCTGTCGGCGGGGCTCGCCTTCGCGCTGATGCACGGGCTGCTGCGCGCTGCGCGTCACGAACGGGTGCGGCGGGGGCATCTCCGCTTCGCCCAGACCCTCTCCGCCGGCGCGGTCGCCACCGGGCACGGGATCAACGACTCCCGGCTGCCGCTGGCCGTGGTGGTGGTCGCGGCCGCGGCCGGCTCCCCGCCGGGCGGGACCCTGCCGGTCATGCTCGCGGTCGCGGTCGCGATCGGTGCGGGCACCCTCGTGGGCGGGCACCGGATCATCCGCACCCTGGGCCGTCATCTCACGGATCTGACGGTCGCCCAGGGGCTCGCGGCCGAGGTCTCCGCCGCCGCCACCATGTCGCTGGGCCTGTTGGGGATGGGCTCGCCCGTCTCGACCTCCCATGCGCTCGCCTCGAGCGTCGTCGGCGCGGGTGCGGCCAAGGGCCTGCGGAACGTGCGCTGGCGGGTGGCCGGCGCCATCGTCCTGGTCTGGCTGAGCACGCCGCTGGCCACCGCGGTGCTCGGGGCGGCGCTGCTGGGGGTCATGCTCGAGGTCGTCGCGACCTGA
- a CDS encoding transcriptional regulator/sugar kinase (PFAM: ROK family) translates to MQGDEHTATDATTVTSLGGDSSRAVYRDLLRFGPRSRSELSQRLGLSAPTVTRVSRDLLERDLLHTLTAVPRTKGRPHEPLDIEENRGPRFIGVKVTADEVHAVVTTVRANVLEELVLPLSSTAPETLLETILLAAEAIIAAHPHVVGIGVGMGGLVAERRTVIASHLLGWTEPVELAAALEERVHLPVVVENDLIAMVSGLHWFGLGRSYDSFAVLTVGAGVGIATVIDGRVVRGRRHMAGLTGRVPVASAPDGSPIPVREVASTPAMLRRAHARGVLTGSEGIEELRALITAGEEGALEIAAEMARALAVTAVGLVAVVDPEAIVLDGETVDLLRAADPVFEDTLADGIAGRQQELVVRTLSGTFDEWARGVAVIAVQEFVGVAP, encoded by the coding sequence ATGCAGGGGGACGAGCACACAGCCACTGATGCCACGACGGTGACCTCGCTGGGCGGCGACAGCTCGCGCGCGGTCTACCGGGACCTGCTGAGGTTCGGCCCCCGCTCCCGCAGCGAGCTGTCCCAGCGCCTGGGCCTCTCCGCGCCCACCGTCACCCGGGTCAGCCGGGACCTGCTCGAACGGGACCTGCTCCACACCCTCACCGCCGTGCCGCGCACCAAAGGTCGGCCCCATGAGCCGCTGGACATCGAGGAGAACCGCGGCCCGCGCTTCATCGGCGTCAAGGTCACGGCCGACGAGGTCCACGCCGTGGTCACCACGGTGCGCGCCAACGTGCTCGAGGAGCTCGTGCTGCCGCTGAGCAGCACTGCGCCCGAGACGCTGCTGGAGACCATCCTGCTGGCCGCCGAGGCGATCATCGCCGCGCACCCGCACGTGGTCGGCATCGGGGTGGGGATGGGCGGCCTGGTCGCCGAGCGGCGCACCGTGATCGCCTCCCACCTGCTGGGCTGGACCGAGCCCGTCGAGCTCGCCGCCGCCCTCGAGGAGCGCGTCCACCTCCCGGTGGTGGTCGAGAACGACCTCATCGCGATGGTCAGCGGGCTGCACTGGTTCGGCCTGGGCCGCAGCTACGACTCCTTCGCCGTGCTCACCGTCGGCGCCGGGGTGGGCATCGCCACCGTGATCGACGGGCGCGTGGTCCGCGGCCGCCGCCACATGGCCGGCCTCACCGGGCGGGTGCCCGTCGCCAGCGCGCCGGACGGGTCGCCGATCCCGGTCCGCGAGGTGGCCAGCACCCCCGCGATGCTCCGACGCGCCCACGCACGGGGCGTGCTCACGGGCTCGGAAGGCATCGAGGAGCTGCGCGCCCTCATCACCGCGGGGGAGGAGGGGGCGCTCGAGATCGCCGCGGAGATGGCCCGTGCGCTCGCCGTGACGGCCGTGGGCCTGGTCGCCGTGGTGGACCCCGAGGCGATCGTGCTCGACGGCGAGACCGTGGACCTGCTGCGCGCCGCCGACCCCGTCTTCGAGGACACCCTCGCCGACGGCATCGCCGGTCGCCAGCAGGAGCTCGTGGTCCGCACCCTCAGCGGCACCTTCGACGAGTGGGCGCGCGGCGTCGCGGTGATCGCGGTCCAGGAGTTCGTCGGGGTCGCGCCCTGA
- a CDS encoding ABC-type sugar transport system, periplasmic component (PFAM: Bacterial extracellular solute-binding protein~TIGRFAM: Tat (twin-arginine translocation) pathway signal sequence), with the protein MIDPTHRAHPHRPGLTRRRLLQGSAAVAAGAVGAGALSACGESAAPAGATQIDYWLWDANQLPAYSAAIDLFMEQNPDIYVRITQLGWDDYWTKLTASFVAEAGPDAFADHLARFPEFVNLGVIAPLDDLAPLADITADRFQEGLQELWSDREGTRYGIPKDYDTVAVMYDKNLLAEEGLAPEDLEDLDWNPEDGGSFEKMLARLTLDTNGVRGDEEGFDPTSIARYGLAADPGIDYTGQTSWSPFALSTGWTFTEAETWGTSFQYDDERFTATMDWYFGLVDKGFFPPFGTFGDSSPAQSQLQAGSAALATAGSWMISTFANMEGMELGIAPLPAGPIGTPVSMFNGLGDSISSQSQKKEEAARLIAFLASDEAQRLIGQRAPFFPATDAGTEAAIESFAEDGLDVTPFTDRVTNGETGLYPLVENSASIMSIMQTAFDQCWLRRIDGADFASFNDRVNALFD; encoded by the coding sequence ATGATCGACCCGACACATCGTGCACACCCCCACCGCCCCGGCCTGACCCGGCGCCGTCTGCTGCAGGGCTCCGCAGCGGTGGCCGCAGGGGCCGTCGGCGCCGGAGCGCTCTCCGCGTGCGGCGAGAGCGCCGCACCGGCGGGCGCCACCCAGATCGACTACTGGCTGTGGGATGCGAACCAGCTGCCGGCCTACTCCGCGGCGATCGACCTCTTCATGGAGCAGAACCCGGACATCTACGTGCGCATCACCCAGCTGGGCTGGGACGACTACTGGACGAAGCTCACCGCGAGCTTCGTCGCCGAGGCCGGACCGGACGCCTTCGCCGATCACCTGGCGCGGTTCCCCGAGTTCGTGAACCTCGGGGTGATCGCCCCGCTGGACGATCTCGCCCCGCTCGCGGACATCACCGCCGACCGCTTCCAGGAGGGCCTCCAGGAGCTGTGGAGCGACCGGGAGGGCACCCGCTACGGGATCCCCAAGGACTACGACACGGTCGCGGTGATGTATGACAAGAACCTGCTCGCCGAGGAGGGCCTGGCCCCCGAGGACCTCGAGGACCTGGACTGGAACCCCGAGGACGGCGGCAGCTTCGAGAAGATGCTCGCCCGGCTCACCCTGGACACCAACGGGGTGCGGGGCGACGAGGAGGGCTTCGACCCGACCAGCATCGCCCGCTACGGCCTCGCCGCCGATCCGGGGATCGACTACACCGGGCAGACGAGCTGGTCGCCCTTCGCCCTCTCCACCGGGTGGACGTTCACCGAGGCGGAGACCTGGGGCACCAGCTTCCAGTACGACGACGAGCGGTTCACGGCGACGATGGACTGGTACTTCGGGCTGGTGGACAAGGGCTTCTTCCCGCCCTTCGGCACCTTCGGGGACTCCTCCCCCGCGCAGTCGCAGCTGCAGGCGGGCTCCGCGGCGCTCGCGACCGCCGGTTCGTGGATGATCTCGACCTTCGCGAACATGGAGGGCATGGAGCTGGGGATCGCTCCCCTGCCCGCGGGCCCCATCGGCACCCCGGTGTCGATGTTCAACGGCCTGGGCGACTCGATCTCCTCGCAGTCGCAGAAGAAGGAGGAGGCCGCGAGGCTGATCGCCTTCCTCGCCTCCGACGAGGCGCAGCGGCTCATCGGGCAGAGGGCGCCGTTCTTCCCGGCGACCGATGCCGGGACGGAGGCGGCGATCGAGAGCTTTGCCGAGGACGGTCTGGACGTCACCCCCTTCACCGACCGGGTGACGAACGGCGAGACCGGCCTGTATCCGCTGGTGGAGAACTCCGCCTCGATCATGTCGATCATGCAGACGGCCTTCGACCAGTGCTGGCTGCGGCGGATCGACGGCGCGGACTTCGCGTCGTTCAACGACCGCGTCAACGCCCTGTTCGACTGA
- a CDS encoding carbohydrate ABC transporter membrane protein (PFAM: Binding-protein-dependent transport system inner membrane component), giving the protein MTTTTSVTAAETARPPAHRPRAPFPWGKIVAWAVMLVFLFLTVFPFYWMLRTALSSNNALATDPASLLPVGLNTGGFERVFGLQDVETAISQGGSGASINFWRYLLNSVIVATVITVVQTFSCAMAAYAFSRLRWRGRETVFMIFLGSLMIPQIFTLLPNFILIKNLGLVDTLLGIMLPTLFISSFAIFFLRQFFNNISREVEEAALIDGAGKVRVFFTLILPMASAPLATLALLTYMTAWNEYFWSLMVSYTDQSRVLTVALGVFRAQAPGTGPDWSGLMAATLVAAAPMLILFALFAKKIVNSIGFSGIK; this is encoded by the coding sequence ATGACCACCACCACCTCCGTCACCGCCGCCGAGACCGCGCGGCCGCCGGCCCACCGACCCCGCGCGCCCTTCCCCTGGGGGAAGATCGTCGCCTGGGCGGTGATGCTCGTCTTCCTGTTCCTCACCGTGTTCCCATTCTACTGGATGCTGCGCACCGCGCTGTCCAGCAACAACGCCCTGGCCACGGATCCCGCGAGCCTGCTGCCGGTGGGCCTGAACACCGGCGGCTTCGAGCGGGTCTTCGGCCTGCAGGACGTCGAGACGGCGATCTCGCAGGGCGGCTCGGGCGCCTCGATCAACTTCTGGCGCTACCTGCTGAACTCGGTGATCGTCGCGACCGTGATCACGGTCGTGCAGACCTTCTCCTGCGCGATGGCGGCCTACGCCTTCTCCCGCCTGCGCTGGCGGGGCCGGGAGACCGTGTTCATGATCTTCCTGGGCTCGCTGATGATCCCGCAGATCTTCACCCTGCTGCCGAACTTCATCCTGATCAAGAACCTGGGCCTGGTGGACACGCTGCTGGGCATCATGCTGCCCACGCTGTTCATCTCGAGCTTCGCGATCTTCTTCCTGCGGCAGTTCTTCAACAACATCTCGCGGGAGGTCGAGGAGGCCGCGCTGATCGACGGCGCCGGCAAGGTGCGGGTGTTCTTCACCCTGATCCTGCCGATGGCCAGCGCCCCGCTGGCCACCCTCGCGCTGCTGACGTACATGACGGCGTGGAACGAGTACTTCTGGTCGCTGATGGTCTCCTACACCGATCAGTCCCGGGTGCTCACGGTCGCGCTGGGGGTGTTCCGCGCCCAGGCGCCGGGCACCGGGCCCGACTGGTCCGGGCTGATGGCGGCGACCCTGGTCGCAGCCGCACCCATGCTGATCCTCTTCGCGCTGTTCGCGAAGAAGATCGTCAACTCCATCGGTTTCAGCGGGATCAAGTGA